From the genome of Pukyongia salina, one region includes:
- a CDS encoding glycosyltransferase, giving the protein MSTSRPHLSVFILTYNQKEVVGEMLEGILRQQGPYTLELVIGDDASSDGTLEILQDYQQRYPDKIKLLASNKNMGLIHNFMRTLAECDGKYIAICDGDDYWTDPFKIKKQLDILEEQEDVDLVFTAKNNLFPDGNLVADPRPDIAEVTDFSHLIRENYISSVSSVFRNRTREKQVPQWILELPYGDWPLYLWTLVNGGRIVYLKDITAVYRMGIGQSASYRSNEIAAIAVKQKILRFMLSDPHFSSKRKEIKQSLEATCLKRVNEYNRRKQRFRAFAEMLSIFVRNPSLKSLKHYLYSLNQSFKH; this is encoded by the coding sequence TTGAGCACGTCTCGTCCACACTTAAGTGTTTTTATCCTCACCTACAATCAGAAAGAGGTGGTGGGAGAGATGCTGGAAGGAATTCTTCGGCAGCAGGGGCCATATACCCTCGAACTGGTTATTGGGGACGATGCGAGCAGCGACGGTACCCTGGAAATTCTACAAGATTATCAACAAAGATATCCGGATAAGATCAAACTACTAGCTTCTAACAAGAATATGGGGCTTATCCATAACTTTATGAGAACTCTGGCAGAATGTGATGGAAAATATATCGCGATTTGCGATGGTGACGATTACTGGACAGATCCTTTCAAGATCAAGAAACAGCTGGATATTCTTGAAGAACAGGAGGATGTAGACCTGGTCTTCACAGCAAAAAATAATCTGTTTCCGGATGGAAATCTAGTTGCAGACCCGCGGCCGGATATAGCCGAGGTAACAGATTTCTCCCATCTTATACGTGAAAATTATATCAGTTCGGTGAGCAGTGTTTTTAGAAACCGAACCAGGGAAAAACAAGTGCCTCAATGGATACTGGAACTTCCTTATGGTGACTGGCCACTATATCTGTGGACATTGGTAAATGGCGGAAGGATCGTCTATCTTAAAGATATTACTGCGGTTTACCGTATGGGGATCGGTCAATCTGCGTCCTACCGCTCTAACGAGATCGCAGCCATAGCGGTAAAACAAAAGATTCTGCGATTTATGTTAAGCGATCCTCATTTCAGCAGTAAAAGAAAAGAGATAAAACAAAGTCTGGAGGCCACCTGCCTCAAACGTGTAAACGAATATAATCGCCGCAAACAACGATTCAGGGCTTTTGCCGAAATGCTTTCGATATTTGTAAGGAATCCATCTTTAAAATCCCTCAAACATTATCTTTACTCCTTAAATCAATCTTTTAAACACTAA
- a CDS encoding glycosyltransferase, translating into MKILMVSMNSIHFRRWTAQLKDSGHEVHWFDATDGDPIPQLDWVPQHQGWRYKGGNFKGRTFIKKQLPAVHKLFEKDMAAAFHKVLKKVQPDVVHSFVMYKCSVPIFPVMQKYPKIKWIYSSWGSDLFHFKELPEHLADLQRVLPHIDYLFTDNMRDHHIAQHLGFKGAFLGAYPGGGGFRITDFQKFIKPFNKRKSILIKGYQGRSGRALNVLASLEHIPEILEPYDIVLFGADDEVVNYVESNDFLRKHIQIASTKKAMVSHEKVLQLMGEALLYVGNSASDGMPNTLLEAIVMGAFPIQSNPGNVSREVIEDGVNGLLINDPEDETHIAALIKLALQGREMCEKAFRINMELRARFDYDTIRKEVLNCYSQIENEI; encoded by the coding sequence ATGAAGATCCTCATGGTTTCCATGAATTCCATCCACTTCAGGCGATGGACAGCCCAATTGAAAGATTCGGGTCATGAGGTGCATTGGTTCGACGCCACAGACGGAGACCCCATCCCACAATTGGACTGGGTCCCACAGCATCAGGGGTGGCGCTACAAAGGTGGAAATTTTAAGGGACGAACCTTTATCAAAAAACAGTTGCCGGCTGTCCACAAACTCTTTGAAAAGGATATGGCAGCTGCTTTCCATAAAGTCCTGAAAAAAGTGCAGCCGGATGTGGTGCACAGTTTTGTTATGTATAAATGTTCGGTACCCATTTTTCCGGTGATGCAGAAATATCCCAAAATTAAATGGATCTATTCCTCCTGGGGTAGCGACCTGTTCCATTTTAAGGAGTTGCCCGAGCATCTGGCAGATCTTCAGAGGGTTTTACCCCATATTGACTATCTGTTCACCGATAATATGAGAGATCATCATATTGCTCAGCACCTGGGTTTTAAGGGAGCATTCTTAGGGGCTTATCCCGGCGGTGGTGGATTCAGGATAACAGATTTTCAGAAATTTATAAAACCGTTCAACAAGCGGAAAAGTATCCTTATAAAAGGCTATCAGGGAAGATCGGGCAGGGCATTAAATGTACTGGCATCCCTGGAACATATTCCGGAGATCCTGGAGCCCTATGATATCGTTCTCTTTGGAGCTGATGATGAAGTTGTCAATTATGTGGAGTCTAATGATTTTCTTCGGAAACATATACAGATCGCTTCAACAAAAAAAGCCATGGTCTCACACGAAAAAGTATTGCAACTGATGGGGGAAGCTCTTTTGTATGTTGGGAACAGTGCTTCCGATGGCATGCCAAATACCCTTCTGGAGGCTATTGTCATGGGTGCCTTCCCCATACAATCCAATCCCGGAAATGTGAGTAGGGAGGTTATCGAAGATGGCGTGAACGGCTTGCTCATCAATGATCCGGAAGACGAAACCCATATTGCGGCACTTATCAAACTTGCACTGCAGGGCAGGGAGATGTGCGAAAAAGCCTTCAGGATCAATATGGAACTAAGGGCTCGCTTCGATTACGATACCATAAGGAAAGAAGTGTTAAATTGCTACAGCCAAATAGAAAACGAAATCTAA
- a CDS encoding glycosyltransferase family 2 protein, protein MLTLIYPYRNRDLERVKRSLDSLKSQRDSNFRVAFVDYGSRAQLASEIKKLIGTYAFVTYTYHPVQHQPWNKCKALNSVIKTQEGGYFFVADVDMIFHPDFIARARSMQHPDMAVYFKVGFLSEEETAKNLPFSEYKIKFESDEGATGLTLMPVDAVKKLRGFDEFYHFWGSEDTDMHVRLKNSGIPVSFYSEEVLMLHQYHVIYRNREDKALTEELRVSNIVRINHRHLQTGMAAGRTTVNPQSWGIIPSREDMEQLDGAETELMSNTADEVNEFLFARLPQLEPGVHAFKFVQKKKKGAKQLIKQTLGKHDVPTIDMKQLNDQLLLHLIAHHRNAPYSFVVDVKEPSLELRIKC, encoded by the coding sequence GTGCTTACACTAATCTATCCATACCGAAACCGAGACCTGGAAAGGGTAAAAAGATCCCTGGACTCGTTGAAGTCGCAGCGCGATTCGAATTTTCGGGTAGCCTTTGTAGATTACGGTTCTCGTGCTCAACTGGCTTCAGAAATAAAAAAACTCATAGGTACATACGCCTTTGTAACCTATACGTACCATCCCGTACAACATCAGCCCTGGAATAAATGCAAAGCGCTCAATAGCGTAATAAAGACCCAGGAGGGAGGCTATTTTTTTGTAGCCGATGTCGATATGATCTTCCACCCCGATTTTATCGCGAGGGCAAGGAGTATGCAGCACCCGGATATGGCGGTTTATTTTAAAGTTGGTTTTCTTTCGGAAGAGGAAACTGCCAAGAATCTGCCATTTTCAGAATACAAGATCAAATTTGAGAGTGACGAAGGTGCTACCGGCCTTACCTTAATGCCTGTAGATGCCGTAAAGAAATTGAGGGGATTCGACGAGTTCTATCATTTCTGGGGATCGGAAGATACCGATATGCATGTCCGACTTAAAAACAGCGGTATCCCGGTTAGCTTTTATAGTGAAGAAGTATTAATGCTGCATCAATATCATGTGATCTACAGAAACAGAGAAGACAAAGCACTCACCGAAGAACTAAGGGTGTCCAATATCGTCCGAATTAATCACAGGCATCTGCAAACGGGGATGGCAGCCGGGAGAACCACGGTGAATCCTCAATCCTGGGGCATTATACCTTCCCGGGAGGATATGGAGCAGCTTGACGGGGCAGAAACAGAGCTCATGTCCAACACAGCCGATGAGGTAAACGAATTTCTGTTTGCGAGGCTACCCCAACTCGAGCCGGGGGTTCATGCTTTTAAGTTCGTTCAGAAAAAAAAGAAGGGAGCCAAACAACTTATAAAACAGACCTTAGGTAAGCATGACGTCCCCACGATTGATATGAAACAGCTTAACGACCAATTATTGCTTCACCTTATTGCTCACCACAGGAACGCTCCTTACAGTTTTGTAGTGGATGTGAAAGAACCATCTTTAGAGCTGCGAATAAAGTGCTGA